Within the Devosia lucknowensis genome, the region CCTCGCCAAGGCTTTCGACCGGCCAGTGGTCCGCGGCGTGGATCTCACGATCCGCTCCGGCGAATTCTATGCGCTTCTCGGCCCCAATGGCGCCGGCAAGACCACGATCCTGCGCATGGTTGCTGGGCTGTTGAAGCCCGATGCCGGCGCCATATCCATTCTGGGCATCGATGCTCTCGCCGATCCTGTCGCCGCCAAGCGGCGGATGGCCTGGGTCTCCGACGAACCCATGGTCTACGATCGCCTCACCCCGCTCGAATATCTCGATTTCGTGGCCGGTCTCTGGCAGGTCGAACCGGCTCGTGCCCGGCAGTCTGCGCAGGAGTTGATCGGCTGGCTTGGCCTGGCGCCGCACGCCAACGAACTCTGCGGCGGCTTTTCCAAGGGCATGCTGCAAAAAGTAGCGCTCGCCGGTGCCCTGGTCCACGAACCCGACCTCATCATCCTCGACGAGCCCCTCACCGGTCTCGATGCGGGCTCGGCCCGCCAGGTCAAGGACGTGCTGCGCCAGCGCACGGCCGCCGGCGTCACCGTCATCATGACCACCCACATCCTCGAAGTGGCAGAACGCATGGCCGAGCGCATCGGCGTCATCGCCGAGGGCCGCCTGATCGCCGAGGGCACCCTGGCCGAGCTGCGCGCGCGCATCGGCCGTGAAACGACACTCGAAGAAATCTTCCTCGACCTGGTCGCCCAGGGCCAGGATGCTGGACAGGACGCCGCGTGAGCTTGCCCCCTGCATCCCTGCCCTGGCTCGCCGCCCACGAACTTCGGCTGGCCTGGCGGGACACCATGGCCATGATGACTGGCGGTCGCCGGGTCCGGCTGGTCGGCTGGATTGTCGG harbors:
- a CDS encoding ABC transporter ATP-binding protein, giving the protein MPAALAISGLAKAFDRPVVRGVDLTIRSGEFYALLGPNGAGKTTILRMVAGLLKPDAGAISILGIDALADPVAAKRRMAWVSDEPMVYDRLTPLEYLDFVAGLWQVEPARARQSAQELIGWLGLAPHANELCGGFSKGMLQKVALAGALVHEPDLIILDEPLTGLDAGSARQVKDVLRQRTAAGVTVIMTTHILEVAERMAERIGVIAEGRLIAEGTLAELRARIGRETTLEEIFLDLVAQGQDAGQDAA